In a single window of the Terrirubrum flagellatum genome:
- a CDS encoding xanthine dehydrogenase family protein molybdopterin-binding subunit, which yields MNALPPMKFGVGQPAKRVEDQRLLTGGGRYTSDLTPEAALHAITLRSPHAHADFTITDVETARGVEGVRLILTSDDIAHFADVPCLAPVDNGDGSKAAESPRPVLAKKTARYVGEPVAFIVADTVAQARDAAEAIVIDWSPKPAASDIRAAMKKGAPLVWPHAPGNIVFDTAIGNKRKVDAIFRKAPRTVKLEIENNRLITNYMETRACIAEYDAASEGWTLTVTSQGVHNMQGMLAMIMKSEPAKLRILTPDVGGGFGTKGFVYNEYAVACEAAKLTGKPVQWVADRSDHFVSDAHGRDSIVVAEAATTKKGEFLAMRFDWMGGLGAYLHIYGPYIHYLGATMLTGVYKTPAIYARVRGVFSHTTPVDAYRGAGRPEAAYVLERLVDRVARELKLPQEEIRKKNFISAKQMPYKTPIADRTYDTGDFAAHMAKGMASANWKSFDKRAAQSQKKGKLRGIGLATYIECTAWGEGEDVNATLEKDGTVTVLSGTQTNGQGHATAYAQFVSQHLDLPLDRINVVQGDTARIKTGHGTGGSRSIPVGGIASHLAGQALAKNISTLAADVLEASTGDIELVDGDARIKGTDRRVSLTDLANSPKATPELLSGDGSFTPPDATYPNGTHIAEVEIDPDTGTVTLASYNICDDFGRTVNPLLLAGQVHGGVVQGIGQALLERTVYDRDGQLLSASFMDYCMPRADDLPPINFQTLNVPSTTNPLGIKGAGEAGSIGSCPAVMNAVVDALDRGFGVRHIDMPATPHRVRAAIAAVKKKGAAKKKRSAKKKAAVKKKRKK from the coding sequence ATGAACGCTCTGCCTCCCATGAAATTCGGCGTCGGACAGCCGGCGAAACGTGTCGAAGACCAGAGGCTGCTGACGGGCGGCGGGCGCTACACGTCCGACCTCACGCCCGAGGCCGCCCTGCATGCCATCACGCTGCGCAGTCCGCACGCCCATGCCGACTTCACGATCACCGACGTCGAGACGGCGCGCGGCGTGGAAGGCGTCAGGCTGATCCTGACCAGCGACGACATCGCTCATTTCGCCGACGTGCCGTGCCTCGCGCCGGTCGATAATGGCGACGGCAGCAAGGCCGCGGAATCGCCGCGTCCGGTGCTTGCGAAGAAAACGGCGCGCTATGTCGGCGAGCCCGTGGCCTTCATCGTCGCCGATACGGTCGCGCAGGCGCGCGATGCGGCCGAAGCGATCGTGATCGACTGGTCGCCGAAGCCGGCGGCCTCGGACATCCGCGCTGCGATGAAGAAGGGCGCGCCGCTCGTCTGGCCGCATGCGCCCGGCAACATCGTTTTCGACACGGCGATCGGAAACAAGAGGAAGGTCGATGCGATCTTCCGCAAGGCGCCGCGCACGGTGAAGCTCGAGATCGAGAACAACCGCCTGATCACCAACTATATGGAGACCCGCGCCTGCATCGCCGAATATGACGCGGCTTCCGAAGGCTGGACGCTGACGGTTACAAGCCAGGGCGTGCATAACATGCAGGGCATGCTCGCGATGATCATGAAATCCGAGCCTGCGAAATTGCGCATCCTCACGCCTGATGTCGGCGGCGGATTCGGCACCAAGGGATTCGTCTACAACGAATATGCGGTCGCCTGCGAAGCCGCGAAGCTGACGGGCAAGCCGGTGCAGTGGGTCGCTGATCGCTCGGATCATTTCGTGTCGGACGCGCATGGCCGCGACAGCATCGTCGTCGCCGAAGCCGCGACGACGAAGAAGGGCGAATTTCTCGCCATGCGCTTCGACTGGATGGGCGGGCTTGGCGCCTATCTCCACATCTATGGGCCCTACATCCATTATCTCGGCGCCACGATGCTGACCGGCGTCTACAAGACGCCTGCGATCTATGCGCGCGTGCGCGGCGTCTTCTCGCATACGACGCCTGTTGACGCCTATCGTGGCGCGGGCCGTCCCGAGGCGGCCTATGTTCTCGAACGTCTCGTCGATCGCGTCGCGCGCGAACTGAAGCTGCCGCAGGAGGAAATCCGCAAGAAGAATTTCATCAGCGCAAAGCAGATGCCCTACAAGACGCCGATCGCCGATCGCACCTACGACACCGGCGATTTCGCGGCGCATATGGCGAAGGGCATGGCGTCTGCGAACTGGAAGAGCTTCGACAAGCGCGCCGCGCAGTCGCAGAAGAAAGGGAAGCTGCGCGGCATCGGGCTTGCGACCTATATCGAATGCACCGCGTGGGGCGAGGGCGAAGACGTCAACGCGACGCTGGAGAAGGACGGCACCGTGACCGTTCTCTCCGGCACGCAGACGAACGGGCAAGGCCATGCGACGGCTTATGCGCAGTTCGTCTCGCAGCATCTCGATCTGCCGCTCGATCGCATCAATGTCGTGCAGGGCGACACCGCGCGCATCAAGACGGGCCATGGCACCGGCGGCTCGCGCTCGATTCCAGTCGGCGGCATCGCGAGCCATCTCGCCGGGCAGGCGCTGGCGAAAAATATCTCAACATTGGCGGCCGACGTGCTCGAAGCCTCGACCGGCGATATCGAGCTTGTCGATGGCGACGCGCGCATCAAGGGCACAGACCGAAGGGTGTCGCTCACTGATCTCGCCAACTCGCCGAAGGCGACGCCGGAGCTTTTGAGCGGCGACGGCTCATTCACGCCGCCCGATGCGACCTATCCCAACGGCACCCATATCGCCGAGGTCGAGATCGATCCTGACACCGGAACTGTCACGCTCGCTTCATACAACATCTGCGACGATTTCGGACGCACGGTGAATCCGTTGCTGCTTGCGGGCCAGGTGCATGGCGGCGTTGTGCAGGGAATCGGTCAGGCGTTGCTCGAACGCACGGTCTATGACCGCGATGGCCAGCTTCTGAGCGCGAGCTTCATGGATTACTGCATGCCGCGCGCGGATGATTTGCCGCCGATCAATTTCCAGACGCTGAACGTGCCGTCGACGACCAATCCGCTTGGCATCAAGGGCGCGGGCGAGGCGGGCTCGATCGGCTCATGTCCGGCCGTCATGAACGCGGTCGTCGATGCGCTCGATCGCGGCTTCGGCGTGCGCCATATCGATATGCCGGCCACGCCGCATCGCGTGCGGGCGGCGATCGCGGCGGTCAAGAAGAAGGGCGCAGCAAAGAAAAAGCGCTCGGCCAAGAAGAAGGCTGCTGTCAAGAAAAAACGGAAGAAGTAA
- a CDS encoding S1C family serine protease: MFDISASPVLDERADDGAPAGAAPSSFPADNRLLDAYSTAVAGVVETVGPAVARLHVAHTDRPGRGGSGSGIVLTPDGFVLTNSHVVDRAHRLRVTIPDGRKFDARLVGDDPDTDLALVRIEDPASLPFARLGDSKALRQGQLAIAIGNPLGFETTVTAGVISALGRSLQSRNGRLIEDVIQTDAALNPGNSGGPLASSNGEVIGVNTAVIMGAQGICFAVAANTARHVMGELMRHGRVRRAYLGLSAQTTALPRRAASMLGLTQTTGALAVDVQAGGPADEAGLKPGDWLLSLDGAPITGVDDLLRLLDGERVNRSVVFEIVRGGEKRRVWAVPRERT, encoded by the coding sequence ATGTTCGACATCTCAGCTTCTCCGGTGCTCGACGAGCGCGCGGACGATGGCGCTCCGGCCGGAGCCGCCCCCTCATCATTTCCAGCGGACAATCGCCTCCTCGACGCCTATTCGACCGCGGTCGCCGGCGTCGTCGAGACGGTCGGGCCCGCGGTCGCCAGACTCCATGTGGCGCACACGGACCGCCCCGGTCGGGGCGGCTCGGGCTCGGGCATCGTGCTGACGCCCGACGGCTTTGTCCTTACCAACAGCCACGTCGTCGACCGCGCCCATCGCCTGCGGGTGACCATTCCCGATGGCCGGAAATTCGATGCGCGGCTGGTCGGCGACGACCCCGACACCGACCTCGCCCTCGTCAGGATCGAGGATCCCGCCAGCCTGCCCTTCGCGCGGCTGGGCGACTCCAAGGCGCTGAGGCAGGGCCAGCTCGCTATCGCGATCGGCAATCCCCTAGGCTTCGAGACCACCGTGACAGCCGGCGTGATCTCGGCGCTCGGGCGCTCGCTCCAGTCCCGCAATGGTCGGCTGATCGAGGACGTGATCCAGACCGACGCCGCGCTCAATCCCGGCAATTCCGGTGGGCCTCTCGCCTCGTCGAATGGCGAGGTGATCGGCGTCAACACGGCCGTGATCATGGGCGCGCAGGGCATTTGCTTCGCTGTCGCCGCGAATACGGCCCGCCACGTCATGGGCGAATTGATGCGCCACGGCCGGGTGCGGCGCGCCTATCTCGGCCTGTCCGCCCAGACGACTGCGCTGCCGCGCCGCGCGGCCTCAATGCTCGGCCTGACCCAGACGACGGGCGCGCTGGCGGTCGACGTCCAGGCCGGCGGCCCGGCCGACGAGGCGGGCCTCAAGCCCGGCGACTGGCTTCTGTCGCTCGATGGCGCGCCGATCACAGGCGTCGACGATCTCCTGCGCCTGCTCGATGGCGAACGGGTCAATCGCAGCGTCGTCTTCGAGATCGTGCGCGGCGGCGAAAAACGGCGCGTCTGGGCTGTGCCGCGCGAGCGGACCTGA